In Daucus carota subsp. sativus chromosome 4, DH1 v3.0, whole genome shotgun sequence, one DNA window encodes the following:
- the LOC108215517 gene encoding ras-related protein Rab7, which translates to MSMRRRTLLKVIVLGDSGVGKTSLMNQYVHKKFSQQYKATIGADFVTKELQIDDRIVTLQIWDTAGQERFQSLGVAFYRGADCCVLVYDVNVMRSFDTLENWHEEFLKQANPADPKTFPFILLGNKIDIDGGNSRVVSEKKAKDWCASKGNIPYFETSAKEDYNVDAAFLSIAKAALANEHDQDIYFQGIPDAVTETEQRGGCAC; encoded by the exons ATGTCGATGCGGCGACGCACGCTTCTCAAAGTCATCGTTCTCGGCGACAGCGG GGTTGGGAAGACTTCGTTGATGAATCA ATATGTACACAAGAAATTCAGCCAGCAATACAAAGCTACTATTGGAGCTGATTTTGTCACCAAAGAATTGCAAATTGATGACAGGATTGTTACTCTTCAA ATATGGGATACTGCTGGGCAGGAGAGATTTCAAAGTCTTGGGGTTGCATTTTATAGAGGGGCAGATTGCTGTGTTCTAGTATATGATGTAAATGTCATGAGGTCGTTTGATACTCTTGAGAATTGGCATGAAGAATTTCTAAAACAG GCAAATCCAGCTGACCCCAAGACGTTCCCTTTTATCTTGCTTGGAAACAAGATTGATATAGATGGTGGAAATAGCAGAGTG GTTTCTGAGAAGAAGGCTAAGGACTGGTGTGCTTCAAAAGGGAATATCCCTTACTTTGAGACTTCTGCTAAAGAAGATTACAATGTTGATGCTGCATTTCTTTCTATTGCAAAAGCAGCCTTAGCCAATGAGCATGATCAGGACAT ATACTTTCAGGGTATCCCTGATGCTGTCACGGAAACAGAGCAAAGAGGTGGTTGTGCGTGTTGA
- the LOC108217503 gene encoding senescence-specific cysteine protease SAG39-like has translation MVTKSQCQCICLATIFVIGTLASLAESRSLNAAPVLENHKWWMAHYGRVYVDDDERSMRSKLYEENVRYIESVNKANNRPYKLGINEFADLTNEEFKTARNRFKSHVSAQSTALFRYQNVTAVPSAMDWRKNGAVTPVKDQGQCGCCWAFSAVAAMEGLTQLKTGALISLSEQELLDCDTSGVNQGCEGGLMDSAFEFIQQNHGLSTEASYPYRETDGACNANNEANHAAKITGHEDVPANSETALLKAVANQPISVALDAGGSDFQFYSSGVFTGECGTELDHAATAVGYGTDTDGTKYWLVKNSWGTTWGEEGYMRIQRGVAAKEGLCGIAMRASYPISSMKLH, from the exons ATGGTTACCAAAAGTCAGTGTCAGTGCATATGTTTGGCTACAATCTTCGTCATTGGGACGTTGGCTTCACTAGCTGAATCCCGATCCCTCAATGCAGCACCTGTGCTTGAGAATCACAAATGGTGGATGGCTCATTATGGTCGTGTGTATGTAGATGATGACGAGAGGAGCATGCGTTCTAAGTTGTATGAGGAGAATGTAAGATATATTGAGTCGGTCAACAAAGCCAATAACAGACCTTACAAGTTAGGCATCAATGAATTTGCAGACCTTACTAATGAGGAGTTCAAGACCGCGAGGAACAGATTTAAGAGCCATGTGTCTGCACAATCAACAGCTTTGTTCAGATACCAGAATGTCACTGCTGTGCCATCAGCCATGGACTGGAGAAAGAATGGCGCTGTAACACCTGTCAAAGACCAAGGCCAATGTG GATGTTGCTGGGCCTTTTCAGCTGTGGCGGCTATGGAAGGACTTACGCAACTAAAAACAGGAGCACTGATATCTTTATCAGAACAGGAACTGTTGGATTGTGACACCAGCGGTGTGaatcaaggttgtgaaggtgGTCTAATGGACAGTGCTtttgagttcattcaacaaaaTCACGGCCTGTCCACTGAGGCAAGCTACCCCTACAGAGAAACTGATGGTGCTTGCAATGCCAACAACGAAGCCAATCATGCAGCCAAGATAACGGGACACGAAGATGTGCCTGCCAATAGCGAGACTGCATTGCTAAAGGCTGTTGCTAATCAGCCAATTTCTGTGGCCCTTGATGCAGGGGGTTCAGACTTTCAGTTCTACTCAAGCGGTGTCTTTACTGGAGAGTGTGGTACAGAACTGGATCACGCGGCAACTGCTGTCGGCTATGGCACTGACACTGATGGAACTAAGTATTGGTTGGTGAAGAACTCATGGGGCACAACCTGGGGGGAGGAAGGGTACATGAGGATTCAAAGAGGTGTCGCGGCAAAGGAAGGCTTATGTGGCATAGCTATGCGAGCATCCTACCCTATTTCAAGTATGAAACTACATTAA
- the LOC108218802 gene encoding ketol-acid reductoisomerase, chloroplastic, whose amino-acid sequence MAAAATSFSPSSISTTCSSTKALKPESKTLAFPLGFLASSASRTAINSLKARVSGKGFGSGLGARMVSAPSINVPPAILDFETSVFKKEKISLAGHEEYIVRGGRDLFHLLPEAFKGIKQIGVIGWGSQGPAQAQNLKDSLVEAKSDIVVKIGLRKGSRSFAEARAAGFTEETGTLGDIWETISGSDLVLLLISDAAQADNYEKVLSYMKPNSILGLSHGFLLGHLQSFGLDFPKNISVVAVCPKGMGPSVRRLYVQGKEVNGAGINASFAVHQDVDGRATDVALGWSVALGSPFTFATTLEQEYKSDIFGERGILLGAVHGIVESLFRRYTENGMSEDLAYKNTVEGITGIISKTISSKGMLAVYNSLSEDEKKEFEVAYSASYYPCMEILYECYEDVASGNEIRSVVLAGRRFYEKEGLPAFPMGNIDQTRMWKVGERVRASRPKGDLGPLYPFTAGVYVALMMAQIEILRKKGHSYSEIINESLIESVDSLNPFMHARGLSFMVDNCSTTARLGSRKWAPRFDYILTQQALVAVDNGAPINQDLISNFMSDPVHGAVEVCAQLRPSVDISVPADADFVRPELRQSSN is encoded by the exons ATGGCGGCGGCGGCTACTTCATTTTCACCCTCCTCCATTTCAACCACTTGCTCATCGACCAAGGCTTTGAAGCCTGAATCCAAAACCCTAGCGTTCCCTCTCGGCTTTCTCGCTTCAAGCGCTTCCAGAACCGCGATAAATTCGCTCAAGGCTCGGGTTTCGGGTAAagggttcgggtcgggtcttGGAGCTCGGATGGTGTCGGCGCCGTCGATTAATGTTCCTCCCGCTATTCTTGATTTCGAGACTTCCGTGTTTAAGAAAGAGAAGATTTCTCTTGCTGGTCATGAAGAG TATATTGTGAGGGGAGGAAGAGACTTGTTCCATTTGTTGCCGGAGGCGTTCAAGGGTATTAAGCAAATCGGTGTTATCGGTTGGGGTTCTCAG GGCCCTGCTCAAGCCCAGAATTTAAAGGATTCTCTTGTAGAAGCAAAATCTGATATTGTGGTCAAG ATAGGTCTGAGGAAGGGTTCTCGTTCATTTGCTGAGGCCCGTGCTGCTGGATTTACTGAAGAGACTGGTACCTTAGGAGATATATGGGAGACTATATCCGGCAGTGACTTGGTCTTGCTCTTGATTTCTGATGCAGCCCAG GCTGATAACTATGAGAAGGTGCTATCATACATGAAGCCTAATAGCATACTTGGGCTTTCTCATGGTTTCCTGTTAGGCCATTTGCAGTCATTTGGCCTTGATTTCCCAAAAAACATAAGCGTCGTAGCTGTGTGTCCCAAAGGAATGGGTCCATCAGTGAGGCGCCTGTATGTGCAAGGTAAGGAAGTCAATGGCGCAGGCATTAATGCAAGTTTTGCCGTCCATCAG GATGTTGATGGTAGAGCAACAGATGTTGCTCTTGGTTGGTCAGTTGCTCTCGGTTCTCCATTTACATTTGCCACTACACTGGAACAGGAGTACAAGAGTGACATATTCGGAGAACGAG GGATTTTGCTTGGGGCTGTTCACGGTATTGTGGAATCCTTGTTTAGAAGGTATACTGAGAATGGGATGAGTGAAGACTTGGCTTATAAGAATACTGTAGAAGGCATAACAGGGATTATATCGAAGACAATATCTTCGAAG GGCATGTTGGCAGTCTACAATTCATTGTCAGAAGATGAGAAAAAAGAGTTTGAGGTTGCATATAGTGCCTCATATTATCCATGCATGGAAATCTTATATGAGTGCTATGAAGATGTAGCCAGTGGTAATGAGATCAGGAGTGTAGTATTGGCCGGACGTCGTTTCTAT GAGAAAGAAGGCCTACCCGCTTTTCCAATGGGAAATATTGATCAAACACGGATGTGGAAAGTAGGTGAGCGGGTCCGTGCATCACGGCCAAAGGGTGATTTAGGCCCACTATATCCATTCACTGCTGGTGTCTATGTGGCTCTAATGATGGCTCAG ATTGAAATCCTGAGAAAAAAAGGGCACTCGTATTCCGAGATCATAAACGAGAGTCTGATCGAGTCAGTAGATTCTCTAAATCCATTCATGCATGCTCGTGGACTTTCCTTCATGGTGGATAATTGCTCAACGACAGCACGACTGGGTTCAAGAAAGTGGGCTCCACGCTTTGACTACATTCTCACCCAGCAAGCCTTGGTAGCAGTTGACAACGGTGCTCCTATCAACCAGGATCTCATTAGTAACTTCATGTCAGATCCAGTGCATGGAGCAGTTGAAGTCTGTGCCCAGTTGAGACCATCAGTGGACATTTCAGTGCCTGCAGACGCTGATTTTGTTCGTCCAGAGCTCCGCCAATCTAGCAACTAA